From a single Osmerus eperlanus chromosome 8, fOsmEpe2.1, whole genome shotgun sequence genomic region:
- the LOC134024878 gene encoding nephrocan-like yields the protein MTRLLLLLVVSALLHPPYVCISVCPKKCVCDKEVLSVQCFRVQAVPFGIPTDTRRLNLAYNHIKDLKGRDLSSLGGLEEVVLSSCGVEGLEAGVLRAQEGLRTLDLQNNKLRQLPRGLPPSLEILHLGHNRLQGLGEAALEGLRRLRLLDLQHNHLSSLRAGVLANLVRLETLLLEGNRIETVQGSLRLPQLNLVSLANNKIPSFPSAFFSQTKSLRTLSLQGNLLTRVPPGLPQSLCLLDLGRNQVRALRSREMAHLRNLSSLSLSHNRLGSVDGGLRLPSLVELEVAGNMLRAIPSRLSPRLERLDCRQNLLQEVTQQQVSGLKQLKHLFLENNTIRSFETNALKNSGHLTNLALEQNLLVSIPAGLPESLVRLDLKGNRLQTVQEQELRSLKRLQVLNLRRNRLYSLPPATPYLLPRLKSLYLDGNPWNCSCVLQSLTRALRDRGVELPNEPCSQEPIKEAGGTTGGGAGWRLYMAERHRCEGEEPEIRDTDYDDEAANGQDEQTDSEEYYDYDGM from the exons ATGACGAGGCTTCTTCTGCTGTTGGTGGTTAGCGCTCTGCTCCATCCTCCCTACGTCTGTATTTCGGTGTGTCctaagaagtgtgtgtgcgacAAGGAGGTTTTGTCAGTGCAGTGTTTCAGAGTGCAGGCAGTTCCTTTTGGAATCCCAACTGACACCAGGAGACTCAACCTGGCGTACAACCACATCAAGGACCTAAAG ggtagAGATCTGTCCAGCCTGGGGGGTCTAGAGGAGGTGGTCCTGTCTTCCTGTGGGGtagaggggctggaagctggcgTTCTCAGAGCCCAGGAGGGCCTCAGGACTCTTGACCTCCAGAACAACAAGCTGCGGCAGCTCCCCCGCGGCCTGCCCCCCAGCCTGGAGATCCTGCACCTGGGCCACAACCGGCTCCAGGGCCTGGGGGAGGCGGCCCTGGAGGGGCTGCGGAGGCTGAGGCTGCTGGACCTGCAGCACAACCACCTGTCCTCTCTGAGGGCCGGCGTCCTGGCCAACCTGGTGCGCCTGGAGACGCTGCTGCTGGAGGGGAACCGCATCGAGACGGTCCAGGGCTCTCTCAGGCTCCCCCAGCTCAACCTGGTCAGCCTGGCCAACAACAAgatcccctcctttccctctgccTTCTTTTCTCAAACCAAATCTCTCAGGACCCTCAGTCTGCAGGGGAACCTGCTGACCCGGGtgccccctggcctcccccagtccctctgtctcctggaCCTGGGCAGGAACCAGGTTAGGGctctgaggagcagggagatggCCCATCTCCgtaacctctcctccctctccctgtcccacaACCGCCTGGGCTCTGTGGACGGGGGTCTCCGGCTGCccagcctggtggagctggaggtggcAGGGAACATGCTGAGGGCCATTCCCAGCAGGCTGAGCCCCCGGCTGGAGAGGCTGGACTGCAGGCAGAACCTCCTCCAGGAAGTGACCCAGCAGCAGGTTTCGGGGCTGAAGCAGCTGAAGCATCTCTTCCTAGAAAACAACACCATCCGTAGCTTCGAGACCAACGCCCTGAAGAACAGTGGGCACCTCACCAACCTGGCTCTGGAACAGAACCTGCTTGTGTCTATTCCTGCAGG GCTGCCAGAGAGTCTGGTTCGTCTGGACCTGAAAGGGAACCGGCTCCAGACCGTCCAAGAGCAGGAGCTGCGCTCTCTGAAGAGGCTCCAGGTGCTGAACCTGCGCAGGAACCGTCTTtactccctgccccctgccacGCCGTACCTGCTGCCCAGACTCAAGAGCCTCTACCTGGATGGAAACCCCTGGAATTGCTCCTGTGTGCTCCAGAGCTTGACAAGGGCCCTGCGCGACCGTGGTGTGGAGCTACCAAACGAGCCCTGTAGCCAGGAGCCTATCAAAGAAGCGGGGGGCACGacggggggcggggctgggtggAGACTCTACATGGCTGAGAGACAcaggtgtgagggggaggagcctgagaTCCGAGACACTGATTATGATGATGAAGCAGCTAACGGCCAAGATGAACAGACCGACAGCGAGGAATACTACGATTATGACGGAATGTAA